Proteins found in one Orcinus orca chromosome 11, mOrcOrc1.1, whole genome shotgun sequence genomic segment:
- the LLPH gene encoding protein LLP homolog, which produces MAKSLRSKWKRKMRAEKRKKNAPKELSRLKSILKVDGDVLMKDVQEIATVVEPKHCQEKTQCVVKDETDDMKMETDIKRNKKTLLDQHGQYPVWMNQRQRKRLKAKREKKKGKSKAKAIKAAKGLAW; this is translated from the exons ATGGCTAAAAGTTTACGGAGTAAGTGGAAAAGGAAGATGCgtgctgaaaagagaaaaaagaatgcccCAAAGGAGCTCAGCAGACTTAAAAGTATTCTTAAAGTAGATGGTGATGTTTTAATGAAAGACGTTCAAGAGATAGCAACTGTGGTAGAACCCAAACATTGTCAAGAGAAAACGCAATGTGTGGTGAAAGATGAAACAG ATGACATGAAAATGGAGACTGAtattaagagaaacaaaaagactCTTCTAGACCAGCATGGGCAGTACCCCGTATGGATGAACCAGAGGCAAAGAAAAAGGCTGAAAGCAAAgcgagagaaaaagaaaggaaaaagcaaagcaaaagccATCAAGGCAGCGAAGGGTTTGGCTTGGTAG